TAGTGGATCGATTCGAGGCGGCCGAGTCCACCACGCCGGCCCCTTATGGCTACGTCTTCGCGGCCGAGTGGACCAAGGCGGCCGATCTGCTACGGGCTCACGGCGTGCGGGTCGACATTCTGCCACAGGCCGTAACGGCCAGCGTGCAGGTGTTCGAGGTGGATTCCTTGTCCCTGGCCGCGCGCCCCTTCCAGGGGCACCGCGAGGCCAGCGTGACCGGTCGCTGGCAGGAGCGCAGCCGGACCATCCCGGCCGGGTCCTTCTACGTGCCCCTGGGCTCCTCGCTGGACCTGCTGGCGGTGCTGTTGCTCGAGCCGCGCAGCGACGACGGCCTCCTCACCTGGAACCACTTCGATTCAGCCCTCGGCAGGGGGCGTGAGGCCCCGGTGGCACGCCTTTTGGCCCCCCTGCGTTAGGTTTTTGCCATGCTCCGCACATCCCTGCTCTACTTCTCGCGCCAGCAGCGCGTTTTCAATCTCATCAAGAACGTCGGCTTCGCGCGCAAGATGGCCTCGCGCTTCGTGGCCGGCGAGACCATCCACACCGCCATGGACGCCGTGGCGGAGCTGAACGCCAAGGGCATCACGGCCTCGCTGGACTTGCTCGGCGAGAGCGTGACCAATGAGGCCGAGGCGCGCGAAACAGGCCGGCAGTATCTCGAACTGCTTGACGGCATCAACAAGCGAAAGCTCGACGCCAATGTGTCCGTCAAACTGACGGCCATGGGACAGGACATCTCGGACGAACTCGGCATCGAAGTGGTGCGCGAGGTCATCGCACGGGCCAAGTCCTACGACAGCTTTGTGCGTCTCGACATGGAGTCGAGTGCCTACACGGACAGGACGCTGGACGCGTTCGAGCGGCATTTGTTCCCGGGTCACGAGAACAACGTGGGCATCGTGCTGCAGAGCGCGCTGCGCCGCACGCTGGACGACGTGGATCGTGCCAATCGGCTGCAGTGCCGCGTGCGTATCTGCAAGGGCGCCTATCTGGAACCGCCCGAAGTGGCCTTTCCCGACAAGGCCGACGTGGATCGCAACTACGTCGCGGCCATGCATCGTCTCATGGAGCACGGGCGGTATCCGGGCATTGCCACGCACGACGAGGCCATCATCGCCGAGGCCAAGCGCTTCGCGAAGGAGAAGGGCATCGCGCCCGACCGCTTCGAGTTCCAGATGCTCTATGGCGTGCGCCGCGACCTGCAGGAGCAGATTGTGAAGGAGGGCTACCGCATTCGTGTGTACGTGCCCTTCGGCAGCCAGTGGTATCCCTATCTCATGCGTCGACTCGCGGAGCGGCCGGCCAACATTGCCTTCATGGCCGGCAACATCGTGAAGGAGTCCTTCCGTCGCTGACACGCCGTTGAGTGGGCATCCCGGTCATCATCACCCGCCTGACCATGGGGCGGGTGATGAGCGCACCCTCGGTGGCTACATGGCCGTGCACAAACGGCCGGCCGCGTTCGAGGGTGTGGACGGTCGCAGTTATTCGGTGGA
This window of the Gemmatimonas sp. UBA7669 genome carries:
- a CDS encoding proline dehydrogenase family protein, with protein sequence MLRTSLLYFSRQQRVFNLIKNVGFARKMASRFVAGETIHTAMDAVAELNAKGITASLDLLGESVTNEAEARETGRQYLELLDGINKRKLDANVSVKLTAMGQDISDELGIEVVREVIARAKSYDSFVRLDMESSAYTDRTLDAFERHLFPGHENNVGIVLQSALRRTLDDVDRANRLQCRVRICKGAYLEPPEVAFPDKADVDRNYVAAMHRLMEHGRYPGIATHDEAIIAEAKRFAKEKGIAPDRFEFQMLYGVRRDLQEQIVKEGYRIRVYVPFGSQWYPYLMRRLAERPANIAFMAGNIVKESFRR